From one Brevundimonas sp. PAMC22021 genomic stretch:
- the cobT gene encoding cobaltochelatase subunit CobT produces the protein MAAPDTPAETFKRALSHAARALAEQPELEVLFGTDGPRLANGVLTLPHPPRDPSVPESASLRGQADRLALRLANHDAAVNARLRPVDATAAEVFDAVEQARVEAVGSTALAGVRANMTAALLTRLEKTGALRVNDPDRVPVSEAVALLVRERLTGQRTPDGAGAMLDLVREPLELKAGRQIDALSEVAADQSAFAARMREVLRALDLDPGDGQGEDSADDPGDEEPDPQEPEAQDQPDEDEEQDGGEGDQSMEGSADDQSSEQERDSRPEGAPADPNGDASEDGPELNEGDQPNRQQTRDDGRAVDLYRVFTQAYDEVVDASDLCDPMELDRLRSLLDGQLAVLSSVVSRLANKLQRRLLAQQNRSWIFDLEEGVLDTARLTRIVTDPSAPLSFKAESESPFRDTVVTLLLDNSGSMRGRPIMVAAVCADILARTLERCGVKVEILGFTTRAWKGGQSREAWITAGKPANPGRLNDLRHIIYKAADAPWRRAKKNLGLMMREGLLKENIDGEALLWAHDRLLARTEQRRILMVISDGSPVDDSTQSANAALYLDQHLRRVIADIEERSPVELLAIGIGHDVTRWYRRALTIVDVEQLAGAMTEKLAELFESEPAGPSRAQGRTRGRRRIAA, from the coding sequence ATGGCCGCTCCCGACACGCCCGCCGAGACCTTCAAGCGCGCCCTGTCCCACGCCGCCCGCGCCCTGGCCGAGCAGCCGGAGCTGGAGGTTCTGTTCGGCACGGACGGCCCGCGTCTGGCGAACGGCGTCCTGACCCTGCCCCATCCGCCGCGCGATCCGTCCGTGCCGGAAAGCGCCTCGCTGAGGGGGCAGGCCGACCGGCTGGCCCTGCGGCTGGCCAACCACGACGCCGCGGTGAACGCGCGCCTGCGCCCAGTCGACGCCACCGCCGCCGAGGTGTTCGACGCCGTCGAACAGGCGCGCGTCGAGGCGGTGGGCTCGACCGCCCTGGCTGGCGTGCGCGCCAACATGACGGCCGCCCTGCTGACCCGTCTGGAGAAGACCGGCGCCCTGCGCGTCAACGACCCCGACCGTGTCCCGGTGTCCGAGGCCGTGGCGCTTCTGGTGCGCGAGCGCCTGACCGGCCAGCGTACGCCCGACGGCGCCGGGGCCATGCTGGACCTGGTCCGCGAACCGCTGGAGCTGAAGGCCGGCCGCCAGATCGACGCCCTGTCCGAGGTCGCCGCCGATCAGTCCGCCTTCGCCGCCCGGATGCGAGAGGTGCTGCGCGCGCTCGACCTCGATCCCGGCGACGGCCAGGGCGAAGACAGCGCCGACGATCCCGGCGACGAGGAACCCGACCCGCAGGAACCCGAAGCCCAGGACCAGCCCGACGAGGACGAGGAGCAGGACGGCGGCGAAGGCGACCAGTCGATGGAGGGCTCGGCCGACGACCAATCCTCCGAGCAGGAGCGCGACAGCCGCCCCGAAGGCGCCCCCGCCGATCCGAACGGCGACGCCTCCGAAGACGGCCCCGAGCTGAACGAGGGCGACCAGCCGAACCGCCAGCAGACGCGCGACGACGGCCGCGCCGTCGATCTCTACCGCGTCTTCACCCAGGCCTATGACGAGGTGGTGGACGCCTCCGACCTGTGCGACCCGATGGAGCTGGACCGGCTGCGCAGCCTGCTGGACGGCCAGCTGGCGGTGCTGTCCAGCGTGGTTTCGCGCTTGGCCAACAAGCTGCAGCGGCGCCTTCTGGCCCAGCAGAACCGGTCCTGGATCTTCGACCTTGAGGAAGGGGTGCTGGACACCGCGCGCCTGACGCGGATCGTCACCGATCCGTCCGCGCCGCTCAGCTTCAAGGCCGAGAGCGAGAGCCCGTTCCGGGACACGGTGGTGACGCTGCTTCTGGACAATTCGGGCTCCATGCGGGGTCGGCCGATCATGGTGGCGGCGGTCTGCGCCGACATTCTTGCGCGCACGCTGGAGCGTTGCGGCGTCAAGGTCGAGATCCTGGGCTTCACCACCCGCGCCTGGAAGGGCGGCCAGAGCCGCGAGGCCTGGATCACCGCCGGCAAGCCGGCGAACCCGGGGCGCCTCAACGACCTGCGCCACATCATCTACAAGGCCGCTGATGCGCCGTGGCGCCGGGCCAAGAAGAACCTCGGCCTGATGATGCGCGAAGGCCTGCTGAAGGAAAACATCGACGGCGAGGCCCTGCTGTGGGCGCACGACCGCCTCTTGGCGCGGACTGAACAGCGTCGCATCCTGATGGTCATTTCCGACGGCTCTCCGGTGGACGACTCGACCCAGTCGGCCAACGCCGCGCTCTATCTCGACCAGCACCTGCGCCGCGTCATCGCCGACATTGAGGAACGTTCGCCGGTGGAGCTGCTGGCCATCGGCATCGGCCACGACGTGACCCGCTGGTACCGCCGCGCCCTGACCATCGTCGATGTGGAGCAGCTGGCCGGCGCCATGACCGAGAAGCTGGCCGAGCTGTTCGAAAGCGAGCCGGCCGGTCCCAGTCGCGCACAGGGCCGCACGCGCGGTCGTCGGCGCATCGCCGCATGA
- the truB gene encoding tRNA pseudouridine(55) synthase TruB yields MARRKKGDVVDGWVCLDKPYEMGSTEAVTRIRRLFNAQKAGHAGTLDPLASGILPIALGEATKTVPMMMEAQKVYRFTIAWGVSTDSVDREGEIIARSEVRPTLDQVKAALPAFVGEIEQVPPRFSAIKVDGQRAYDLARDGAEFELASRRVVIHSAEVTAAPDAAKEQDWVELTIRTGKGVYVRSLARDLAAALGTEGHVSALRRERVGPFSTENAVTLAFLEDLVHRGAASEGLLPVATALDDIPELAVTTEDAFSLRQGRPIVLLPRQVETLKSRLSEGSRTVSAFQDQTLVALCQLRAGRLEPDRVFNLS; encoded by the coding sequence ATGGCGCGCAGGAAGAAGGGCGACGTGGTCGACGGCTGGGTCTGCCTGGACAAGCCCTACGAGATGGGATCGACCGAAGCCGTCACCCGCATCCGCCGCCTGTTCAACGCCCAGAAGGCGGGGCACGCCGGCACCTTGGACCCGCTCGCCAGCGGCATCCTGCCCATCGCGCTCGGCGAGGCGACAAAAACCGTGCCCATGATGATGGAAGCGCAAAAGGTCTATCGCTTCACCATCGCCTGGGGCGTCTCCACCGACAGCGTGGACCGCGAGGGCGAGATCATCGCCCGCTCCGAAGTGCGGCCGACGCTGGATCAGGTGAAGGCCGCCCTGCCCGCCTTTGTTGGCGAGATCGAGCAGGTCCCGCCGCGCTTCTCGGCCATCAAGGTCGACGGGCAGCGCGCCTATGATCTGGCCCGAGACGGCGCCGAGTTCGAGCTGGCCAGCCGCCGGGTGGTGATCCATTCCGCCGAGGTGACAGCCGCGCCGGATGCTGCCAAGGAACAGGATTGGGTCGAGCTGACCATCCGCACCGGCAAGGGCGTCTATGTCCGCTCCCTGGCCCGCGATCTCGCCGCCGCCCTGGGCACCGAGGGCCACGTTTCGGCGCTGCGGCGCGAGCGTGTCGGGCCGTTCAGCACGGAAAACGCCGTCACTCTGGCTTTTCTCGAGGATCTGGTGCATAGGGGCGCCGCCTCGGAAGGCTTGCTTCCCGTCGCGACCGCCCTGGACGACATCCCGGAGCTGGCCGTGACGACCGAAGACGCCTTCTCGCTTCGGCAGGGACGACCGATCGTTCTGCTCCCCCGCCAGGTGGAAACCCTGAAGAGCCGTCTTTCCGAAGGCTCCCGCACGGTGTCCGCCTTTCAGGACCAGACCCTCGTCGCGCTTTGTCAGTTGCGGGCCGGCCGGCTTGAACCCGACCGCGTTTTCAATCTCTCCTGA
- a CDS encoding YggT family protein, with the protein MGEAIVWLVNAVITLLVWAIIGSAILSWLFAFDVINHRNRFVNQLATFLDTVTRPILEPFRRIIPPLGGIDISPIVVLLLLQFVRILFNNMAAPSLIMLLG; encoded by the coding sequence ATGGGCGAAGCCATTGTCTGGCTGGTCAACGCCGTCATCACCCTGCTGGTCTGGGCCATCATCGGCTCGGCCATCCTGAGCTGGCTGTTCGCCTTTGACGTCATCAACCACCGCAACCGGTTCGTGAACCAGCTGGCGACCTTTTTGGACACGGTGACCCGGCCGATCCTGGAGCCGTTCCGCCGCATCATTCCGCCGCTGGGCGGCATCGACATCTCGCCGATCGTGGTGCTGCTGCTGCTGCAGTTCGTCCGCATCCTGTTCAACAACATGGCCGCCCCGTCGCTGATCATGCTGCTGGGCTGA
- a CDS encoding 3-hydroxybutyryl-CoA dehydrogenase, whose product MSTIKTVAVIGAGQMGSGIAQAVALGGYAVRLFDVAPDRLPQAQGLIAASLSRQTGRGLVSQADADAALSRVSPAASVAEAVSGADLVIEATVEDEAVKKAVLAEVAPHLSAGALIASNTSSISITRLASSTDRPDRFVGLHFMKPAPAMRLVEIIRGIATSAETHAAAVAFAESLGKTTTDAEDFPAFIVNRILVPMMNEAIFALYEGVGNVASIDKALKLGANHPMGPLELADFMGLDVVLAIMNVLYDGLADSKYRPCPLLVKYVEAGWLGRKSGRGFYDYSGETPAPTR is encoded by the coding sequence ATGAGCACGATCAAGACAGTGGCCGTCATCGGCGCCGGGCAGATGGGCTCCGGCATCGCCCAGGCGGTGGCGCTGGGCGGCTATGCGGTGCGGCTGTTCGATGTGGCGCCCGACCGGCTGCCGCAGGCGCAGGGGCTGATCGCCGCCAGCCTGTCGCGCCAGACGGGCCGCGGCCTGGTGAGTCAGGCGGACGCCGACGCCGCCCTGTCGCGCGTTTCGCCCGCCGCCTCGGTCGCCGAGGCCGTGTCCGGCGCCGATCTGGTCATCGAGGCCACGGTCGAGGACGAGGCGGTCAAGAAGGCTGTGCTCGCCGAGGTGGCGCCGCACCTGTCGGCCGGCGCCCTGATCGCCTCCAACACCTCGTCGATCTCCATCACCCGGCTGGCCTCGTCGACGGACCGGCCGGACCGCTTCGTCGGCCTGCACTTCATGAAGCCGGCGCCCGCCATGCGCCTGGTGGAGATCATTCGCGGCATCGCCACTTCGGCCGAGACCCACGCCGCCGCCGTCGCCTTTGCCGAGTCGCTCGGCAAGACCACCACCGACGCCGAGGATTTCCCCGCCTTCATCGTCAACCGCATTCTGGTGCCAATGATGAACGAGGCGATCTTCGCCCTGTACGAGGGCGTCGGCAACGTCGCCTCCATCGACAAGGCGCTGAAGCTGGGCGCCAATCATCCGATGGGCCCGCTGGAACTGGCGGACTTCATGGGGCTGGACGTGGTCCTGGCCATCATGAACGTGCTCTATGACGGCCTGGCCGACAGCAAATATCGGCCCTGTCCGCTCCTGGTGAAATACGTCGAGGCCGGCTGGCTGGGTCGCAAGAGCGGACGCGGCTTCTACGACTATTCCGGCGAGACGCCGGCGCCGACCCGGTGA
- the pnp gene encoding polyribonucleotide nucleotidyltransferase, protein MFDIKRKTIEWAGRPLTLETGRIARQADGAVLATYGETVVLATVVYGRAPKPGLDFFPLTVNYQEKTFAAGKIPGGYFKREGRPSEKETLVSRLIDRPIRPLFVKGFKNETQVVVTVLQHDMENDPDVLGMVAASAALTVSGVPFMGPIGAARVGLIDGELVLNPAVDLIPTSDLDLVVAGTQDALMMVESEAKELSEEKMLEALMFAHAGMQPVIDAIIDLAEHAAKEPFDFQGEDHSDVVASIKSLVGEDIKAAYTHPGKYDRRSGVDAAKKTAAAKLVKTDENPDGVDSSKFSAAFKECEAEVLRRDIIENSHRVDGRALDKVRAIVSEVGVLPRTHGSALFTRGETQALVVATLGTGEDEQYIDSLQGTYKESFLLHYNFPPYSVGEAGRMGSPGRREIGHGKLAWRAIRPMLPTKEDFPYTIRLVSEITESNGSSSMATVCGSSLALMDAGVPLVRPVSGIAMGLILEPSGEFAILSDILGDEDHLGDMDFKVAGTSEGITSLQMDIKVAGITKEIMQQALTQASAGRLHILDEMSKAMDAPRAELGEHAPKIETIKIAVDKIREVIGSGGKVIREIVEKTGAKIDIGDDGTIKVAANDQEKIDAAKAWIQSIASEPEMGTIYTGKVVKVVDFGAFVNFFGAKDGLVHVSQISLERVANPADVLSEGQEVKVKFLGFDDRGKTKLSMKVVDQETGEDITDKINAERAERGEAPLSEDTGGRPKREGGGDRGGDRGRRRRD, encoded by the coding sequence ATGTTCGACATCAAACGCAAGACGATCGAGTGGGCCGGACGCCCGCTGACGCTGGAAACGGGCCGCATCGCCCGCCAGGCCGACGGCGCCGTTCTGGCGACCTACGGCGAGACCGTGGTCCTGGCCACCGTCGTCTACGGCCGCGCGCCCAAGCCCGGCCTGGACTTCTTCCCCCTGACCGTCAACTACCAGGAAAAGACCTTCGCCGCCGGCAAGATCCCGGGCGGCTACTTCAAGCGCGAGGGCCGTCCCTCCGAAAAGGAGACCCTGGTCTCGCGCCTGATCGACCGTCCGATCCGCCCGCTGTTCGTCAAGGGCTTCAAGAACGAGACCCAGGTCGTCGTCACCGTGCTGCAGCACGACATGGAAAACGACCCTGACGTTCTGGGCATGGTCGCGGCCTCCGCCGCCCTGACCGTCTCGGGCGTGCCCTTCATGGGCCCGATCGGCGCCGCGCGCGTCGGCCTGATCGACGGCGAGCTGGTGCTGAACCCCGCCGTTGACCTGATCCCGACCTCGGACCTCGACCTGGTGGTCGCCGGCACCCAGGACGCCCTGATGATGGTTGAATCCGAAGCCAAGGAGCTTTCGGAAGAGAAGATGCTCGAAGCCCTGATGTTCGCGCACGCGGGCATGCAGCCGGTGATCGACGCCATCATCGACCTGGCCGAACACGCCGCCAAGGAGCCGTTCGACTTCCAGGGCGAAGACCACTCCGACGTGGTCGCCTCGATCAAGTCGCTGGTCGGCGAGGACATCAAGGCCGCCTACACCCACCCCGGCAAGTACGACCGTCGCTCGGGCGTCGACGCGGCCAAGAAGACCGCCGCCGCCAAGCTGGTGAAGACCGACGAAAACCCCGACGGCGTCGATTCGTCCAAGTTCTCGGCCGCCTTCAAGGAATGCGAGGCCGAGGTCCTGCGTCGCGACATCATCGAGAACAGCCACCGCGTCGATGGCCGCGCCCTGGACAAGGTCCGCGCCATCGTTTCGGAAGTCGGCGTCCTGCCGCGCACCCACGGCTCGGCCCTGTTCACGCGTGGGGAAACCCAGGCCCTGGTCGTCGCCACCCTCGGCACCGGCGAGGACGAGCAGTACATCGACAGCCTGCAGGGCACCTACAAGGAAAGCTTCCTGCTGCACTACAACTTCCCCCCCTATTCGGTGGGTGAAGCAGGCCGCATGGGCTCGCCCGGCCGCCGCGAGATCGGTCACGGCAAGCTGGCCTGGCGCGCGATCCGTCCGATGCTGCCGACCAAGGAAGACTTCCCCTACACCATCCGCCTGGTCTCGGAGATCACCGAGTCCAACGGCTCGTCCTCGATGGCCACGGTGTGCGGGTCGTCGCTGGCCCTGATGGACGCCGGCGTGCCGCTGGTCCGTCCGGTTTCGGGCATCGCCATGGGCCTGATCCTTGAGCCCTCGGGCGAGTTCGCCATCCTGTCGGACATCCTGGGTGACGAAGACCACCTGGGCGACATGGACTTCAAGGTCGCGGGCACCTCCGAAGGCATCACCAGCCTTCAGATGGACATCAAGGTCGCCGGCATCACCAAGGAGATCATGCAGCAGGCCCTGACCCAGGCCTCGGCCGGTCGCCTCCACATCCTGGACGAGATGTCCAAGGCCATGGACGCGCCGCGCGCCGAACTGGGCGAGCACGCGCCCAAGATCGAGACGATCAAGATCGCGGTCGACAAGATCCGCGAAGTGATCGGCTCGGGCGGCAAGGTGATCCGCGAGATCGTCGAAAAGACCGGCGCCAAGATCGACATCGGCGACGACGGCACCATCAAGGTCGCCGCCAACGACCAGGAAAAGATCGACGCCGCCAAGGCCTGGATCCAGTCCATCGCCTCCGAACCGGAGATGGGCACGATCTACACCGGCAAGGTGGTCAAGGTCGTCGACTTCGGCGCCTTTGTGAACTTCTTCGGCGCCAAGGACGGCCTGGTTCACGTGTCCCAGATCAGCCTGGAGCGCGTCGCCAACCCGGCCGACGTCCTGAGCGAAGGCCAGGAGGTCAAGGTCAAGTTCCTGGGCTTCGACGATCGCGGCAAGACCAAGCTGTCGATGAAGGTCGTGGATCAGGAAACCGGCGAGGACATCACCGACAAGATCAACGCCGAGCGCGCCGAGCGCGGCGAGGCCCCGCTGTCGGAAGACACCGGCGGTCGTCCCAAGCGCGAGGGCGGCGGCGATCGGGGCGGTGACCGCGGCCGTCGCCGTCGCGACTGA
- the rpsO gene encoding 30S ribosomal protein S15, with protein sequence MSVTAERKQEIIADNARGAGDTGSAEVQVAILSERIANLTEHFKTHKKDNHSRRGLLKMVSQRRRLLDHLNKVDSERYQTLITKLGLRR encoded by the coding sequence ATGTCGGTTACTGCTGAACGCAAGCAAGAGATCATTGCCGATAACGCCCGTGGCGCCGGCGACACCGGCTCGGCCGAGGTGCAGGTCGCGATCCTGTCGGAACGCATCGCCAACCTGACCGAGCACTTCAAGACCCACAAGAAGGACAACCACTCGCGTCGCGGCCTGCTCAAGATGGTGTCGCAGCGTCGTCGCCTTCTTGACCACCTGAACAAGGTCGACAGCGAGCGTTACCAGACGCTGATCACCAAGCTGGGCCTGCGCCGCTAA
- a CDS encoding phthalate transporter, with protein MRVVLPGQVAVAPRRQTSARVAAAVAGAAWPPLILTLPFWPPSTWTPGPEMDWRLMILLVGLIATPLCLWRLARERERHGRPATRLGVVWRFVFYGGLLAAGLQALVALAMAVAGWLEAGDPAQALGFTETTLLIFGVGFLPVAVMVGISYALWAGLCAAFIAYEPQAEAPDRMNRVVRRTI; from the coding sequence ATGCGGGTGGTGCTGCCGGGCCAGGTCGCCGTCGCGCCGCGCCGCCAGACCTCGGCGCGCGTCGCCGCGGCGGTGGCCGGCGCCGCCTGGCCGCCGCTGATCCTCACTCTGCCGTTCTGGCCGCCCAGCACCTGGACGCCCGGGCCGGAGATGGACTGGCGGCTGATGATCCTGCTGGTCGGGCTGATCGCCACGCCGCTGTGCCTGTGGCGGCTGGCGCGCGAGCGCGAGCGTCACGGTCGGCCGGCGACGCGGCTGGGCGTGGTGTGGCGCTTTGTCTTCTACGGCGGGCTGCTCGCGGCCGGGCTGCAGGCGCTGGTCGCCCTGGCCATGGCTGTCGCCGGCTGGCTGGAGGCGGGCGATCCCGCCCAGGCGCTGGGCTTCACCGAGACGACCCTGCTGATCTTCGGCGTCGGCTTTCTGCCGGTCGCGGTGATGGTGGGGATCAGCTACGCCCTGTGGGCCGGCCTGTGCGCGGCCTTTATCGCCTATGAGCCTCAGGCCGAGGCGCCGGATCGCATGAACAGGGTGGTGCGCCGCACCATCTGA
- a CDS encoding DUF418 domain-containing protein: protein MDASVTAAPRARIATLDLIRGLAVLGILAVNADGFAATFGAYGSADLWPFPNEGATAISKWIIDAFFHQKFISLFSMLFGASIFLVGGERDERGAEERGRRLRRRLFWLFVFALFHGLALWWGDVLLLYAWAGLFVMLARSWPVRRLAVVGALLFGLFAGLQILGPLALQFAPAETQAEVMASMHPTPERIAAVQAETADARGSLAGAYRQNLKGWTSLQGPSVMFFVFPTVGLMMIGLALLKSGFLGGARSARVYVATAAAGALALAVVAWLSWRQTMEGADILVAGGIEFLLNPLIGVGYAACLILLWKAGRAGALSPLAAAGRMAFTNYLTQSLIMTTLFYGGRGLGLMGQVDRPALWAIVAAVWVLQLAWSVLWLRRFQMGPLEWLWRSLTVGQRLPIRRAG from the coding sequence ATGGATGCTTCAGTCACGGCCGCGCCGCGAGCGCGCATCGCCACTCTGGACCTGATCCGGGGGCTCGCGGTGCTGGGCATTCTGGCGGTCAACGCCGACGGCTTCGCCGCGACCTTCGGCGCCTATGGCTCGGCCGACCTGTGGCCCTTCCCGAACGAAGGCGCGACGGCGATTTCCAAATGGATCATCGACGCCTTCTTCCACCAGAAGTTCATCAGCCTGTTCTCCATGCTGTTCGGCGCCTCCATCTTTCTGGTGGGCGGAGAACGCGACGAGCGCGGAGCCGAGGAGCGGGGACGGCGGTTGCGTCGCCGGTTGTTCTGGCTGTTCGTCTTCGCCCTGTTCCATGGCCTGGCGCTGTGGTGGGGCGACGTGCTGCTGCTCTACGCCTGGGCCGGGCTGTTCGTGATGCTGGCGCGATCGTGGCCGGTGCGGCGGCTGGCCGTGGTCGGCGCCCTGCTGTTCGGCCTGTTCGCCGGCCTGCAGATTCTGGGCCCGCTGGCGCTGCAGTTCGCCCCGGCCGAGACCCAGGCCGAGGTCATGGCCTCCATGCACCCGACGCCGGAGCGGATCGCCGCCGTCCAGGCCGAGACGGCCGATGCGCGCGGCTCGCTCGCCGGCGCCTACCGCCAGAACCTGAAGGGCTGGACCTCGCTTCAGGGGCCCAGCGTCATGTTCTTTGTCTTTCCGACCGTGGGCCTGATGATGATCGGCCTGGCGCTGTTAAAGTCGGGCTTTCTCGGCGGCGCACGCTCGGCCCGCGTCTATGTCGCCACAGCCGCCGCCGGCGCTCTGGCGCTCGCGGTGGTGGCCTGGCTGAGCTGGCGCCAGACGATGGAGGGCGCAGACATCCTGGTGGCCGGCGGGATCGAGTTCCTGCTCAACCCGCTGATCGGCGTGGGCTACGCCGCGTGCCTGATCCTGCTGTGGAAGGCGGGGCGCGCCGGCGCCCTGTCGCCGCTGGCCGCCGCCGGACGCATGGCCTTCACCAACTATCTGACCCAGTCCCTGATCATGACGACCCTGTTCTATGGCGGTCGCGGTCTTGGGCTGATGGGCCAGGTCGATCGGCCGGCTCTGTGGGCGATCGTCGCCGCCGTCTGGGTGCTGCAGCTGGCGTGGTCGGTGCTGTGGCTCCGGCGGTTCCAGATGGGGCCGCTGGAGTGGCTGTGGCGCTCGCTGACGGTCGGACAGCGTCTGCCGATCCGCCGCGCCGGCTGA